In Phragmites australis chromosome 16, lpPhrAust1.1, whole genome shotgun sequence, one DNA window encodes the following:
- the LOC133895707 gene encoding tobamovirus multiplication protein 2A-like produces the protein MVCRGFFEWVLKLLNLVVMVVGLAMVGYGTYLLVMWLQVPPPPPPLPPSPAPAAVALSGELMPLGRPLLLLVDAPLSDATAERLYSAWFIFTFIGVGVILFITSIFGCAGARNGCCLSIYSFLIILFILVELAAGGFIFFNHSWKEVIPVDKTGNFDMMYSFLKENWRIAKWVALGAVIFEALLFTVAIIVQSGNQADYDSDDEYIGPRSGVRQPLVNQQDPADPRVRNLDYRPIRNDAWSQRLREKYGVDNFDPNRFGQATISPAEQRNRCTIL, from the exons ATGGTGTGCAGGGGCTTCTTCGAGTGGGTCCTCAAGCTGCTCAACCTTGTCGTCATGGTGGTCGGGCTGGCCATGGTGGGCTACGGCACCTACCTGCTCGTGATGTGGCTGCAGGTgcctcctcccccgccgccgcttccgccgtcgCCTGCGCCGGCGGCGGTAGCTCTCAGCGGCGAGCTGATGCCACTCGGGAGGCCGCTGCTGCTTCTTGTTGATGCGCCCCTGTCAGATGCGACCGCAGAGAGGCTCTACAGTGCCTG GTTTATTTTCACGTTTATTGGTGTTGGTGTTATACTCTTTATCACATCGATCTTTGGTTGTGCTGGAGCTAGGAATGGATGCTGCTTGTCTATT TACTCATTCCTCATTATTTTGTTCATACTGGTTGAGCTTGCTGCAGGAGGTTTCATTTTCTTCAACCATAGTTGGAAAGAG GTGATCCCAGTTGACAAAACTGGTAACTTTGACATGATGTACAGCTTTTTGAAAGAGAACTGGCGAATTGCAAAATGGGTTGCACTTGGAGCTGTTATATTTGAG gcaTTGTTGTTCACTGTAGCTATCATAGTACAGTCGGGCAATCAAGCTGATTATGACAGTGATGATGAATACATTGGCCCGAGGTCTGGAGTCCGGCAACCGTTGGTGAATCAGCAAGATCCTGCTGATCCTAGGGTGCGCAACCTTGACTACCGCCCAATCCGGAATGACGCTTGGAGCCAAAGATTGAGAGAGAAG TATGGGGTGGATAACTTCGATCCAAACAGGTTTGGACAGGCCACGATATCTCCTGCAGAACAAAGAAACCGATGCACAATTCTCTGA